One genomic segment of Ostrinia nubilalis chromosome 20, ilOstNubi1.1, whole genome shotgun sequence includes these proteins:
- the LOC135081511 gene encoding ubiquitin-conjugating enzyme E2-17 kDa, with amino-acid sequence MSTPARRRLMRDFKRLQEDPPTGVSGAPTDNNIMIWNAVIFGPHDTPFEDGTFKLTIEFTEEYPNKPPTVRFVSKMFHPNVYADGGICLDILQNRWSPTYDVSAILTSIQSLLSDPNPNSPANSMAAQLYKENRREYEKRVKACVEQSFID; translated from the exons CTTACAAGAAGATCCACCAACTGGTGTCTCGGGTGCTCCTACTGATAACAATATCATGATCTGGAATGCTGTGATATTTGGGCCCCATGATACTCCATTTGAAGATGGTACATTTAAACTAACAATAGAATTTACAGAAGAATACCCCAATAAGCCACCAACAGTGCGGTTTGTATCAAAAATGTTCCATCCAAATGTGTATGCTGATGGTGGAATTTGTTTAGACATCTTGCAAAATCGGTGGAGCCCTACATATGATGTGTCAGCTATTTTAACTTCTATACAG tcCTTACTTAGTGACCCAAATCCAAACTCACCAGCGAACTCAATGGCTGCACAACTATACAAGGAGAACCGGAGGGAGTATGAAAAGCGGGTGAAAGCATGTGTAGAACAATCGTTTATTGATTAG